Proteins from one Verrucomicrobiia bacterium genomic window:
- a CDS encoding DUF1428 domain-containing protein, translated as MKYVEGFVVPVPKKNLAAYRRHSMQMSKVCRKHGAIEHVVTWADDVKPGKWTSFPQSVKLKPGETVVFAYTVFKSRAARDKAWKKIMNDPAVHKMMKTQMPFDGRRMFWGGFKSIVDD; from the coding sequence ATGAAATACGTAGAAGGATTTGTGGTTCCGGTTCCGAAAAAGAATCTGGCGGCTTACCGCCGGCATTCCATGCAGATGTCCAAAGTGTGCCGCAAGCATGGCGCGATCGAACATGTCGTGACTTGGGCCGATGATGTGAAGCCGGGAAAATGGACCTCCTTTCCGCAGAGCGTGAAACTGAAACCGGGCGAAACGGTGGTGTTTGCTTACACGGTTTTCAAATCCAGAGCGGCCCGTGACAAGGCCTGGAAAAAAATCATGAACGATCCTGCCGTTCACAAAATGATGAAAACCCAAATGCCTTTTGACGGCAGGCGCATGTTCTGGGGCGGCTTCAAAAGCATTGTCGATGACTGA